In Piliocolobus tephrosceles isolate RC106 chromosome 5, ASM277652v3, whole genome shotgun sequence, a single genomic region encodes these proteins:
- the LOC111535138 gene encoding glutathione S-transferase A1, whose translation MAEKPKLYYYNARGRMESTRWLLAAAGVEFEEKFLKSAEDLDKLRNDGYLMFQQVPMVEIDGMKLVQTRAILNYIASKYNLYGKDIKERALIDMYAEGIADLGEMILLLPFCQPEEKDAKLALIKEKTKNRYFPAFEKVLKSHGQDYLVGNKLSRADIHLVELLYYVEELDSSLISSFPLLKALKTRISNLPTVKKFLQPGSPRQPPMNAKSLEESRKIFRF comes from the exons ATGGCAGAGAAACCCAAGCTCTACTACTACAATGCACGGGGCAGAATGGAGTCCACCCGGTGGCTCCTGGCTGCAGCTGGAGTAGAG TTTGAAGAGAAATTTCTAAAATCTGCAGAAGATTTGGACAAGTTAAGAAATG ATGGATATTTGATGTTCCAGCAAGTGCCAATGGTTGAGATTGACGGGATGAAGCTGGTACAGACCAGAGCCATTCTCAACTACATTGCCAGCAAATACAACCTCTACGGGAAAGACATAAAGGAGAGAGCCCT gaTTGATATGTATGCAGAAGGTATAGCAGATTTGGGTGAAATGATCCTTCTTCTGCCCTTTTGTCAACCTGAGGAAAAAGATGCCAAACTTGCCTtgatcaaagaaaaaacaaaaaatcgcTATTTCCCTGCCTTTGAAAAA GTCTTAAAGAGCCATGGACAAGACTATCTTGTTGGCAACAAGCTGAGCCGGGCTGACATTCACCTGGTGGAACTTCTCTACTATGTGGAAGAGCTTGACTCCAGCCTTATCTCCAGCTTCCCTCTGCTGAAG GCCCTGAAAACCAGAATCAGCAACCTGCCCACGGTGAAGAAGTTTCTACAGCCTGGCAGCCCAAGGCAGCCTCCCATGAATGCAAAATCTTTAGAAGAATCAAGGAAGATTTTCAGGTTTTAG